The genomic segment TAGGGGTTACCTTTTAAGCAGATTTTTTTTTGAACGTTCCAAAATATTGGATTTAGTGCTAAAAAATGTTAACCAATGAGCTCCTGGTTAAATTAGATTTTTTGAGCTTTTTTATACCAACGCAACCAACGTTGAGGGATCTCGCCATTACTTGCCTGTGAATAATCCGATGCATTGCACCGCACTAATAATTTTCCTCGCAAAAGTTTCTTTTTACTATTTACAGGTAGCTCAAACCACCAATTCCCGGAAAGTTCACTTCTAAAAAAGATCATTTCAACATTTTGAACCTCGGTACTTACTACATACTTTTTATTATGGGGTAAATTTTTAATGGGATTTTCAACCCTGCGATGGGAAACACCCTCAATGTAGTGCCAAAGTACCTGTGCGGCAAGCATAATGGTTTGTTCGGGTGCATTAGTTTTTAATCCGCAAATTCCAATAAATTTACTACTCTGTCCAATGCCGGCATAACGGGAAAGCATACAAATCTCCTCAGCATAGAGTCCATTGGGATTATCAAATGCTTTTCCAGGGGCATCGGAAGCGCGAACGGCTGCCATATCAATGCTAACCAGACTTGCATCGGACAGTGTAGGTTCTGCCTCACGGATATTTCCGCGCAGGTTGCCTAACCTGATATAATCATGCTTACGGCGCAAAACCTTTTGTAGGGTATGCTGTGGAGTAAAGTATCCCTGAATGCCAATAAAACTTAAATCGAGCAACTTCTCGTAGGGCTCATCAATCAATGTGTTAACAAAGTTATCCTGATGAAAATCGTTGTTGTTTCCATCCCAATCAATTTTACTATCAATAATGGCCATCCGGATGAAGCTCTGGCTTTGCTTCCACCCAGCATAAGCCTTTGATAGGAATTCCTGTGGGCCACCTAAGAGAATGAGATGCGATTTTGATTCGGCAATAATTGCCGAGATTGACTCCACAACTTGATACTGCTGGGCTAACGTAAGAGTTGCAGAAATATTGCCAGCATCAAACACTTTCCCCTTTGAGTAAGGGATGGAGCTAAGCCCCCAAAGCAATTGACGAATATCGTTGGATATGGACTGTGAATCCAACGACTCAATCCCTACAATAAATATATCGCCAGGGCGGATTGGGGAATCGGGGTGGTCATGTAGGTTTATCACCTGGTTGCCAAAACAATACTTTTTTTCAGCAAAAGGGTAAAATCCCGTCACATCGGAAGGAACTAGGTATGCTATAAGCTCATTTGCTAGCATAGGGTACTCTATTTCTTTTTAGTGGTTTTTGTAGTTTTCTTGCCCGTAGTTTCCTTCTTTTCAGATTCTTCAATTATTTTGAGGCAGTCG from the Tenuifilum sp. 4138str genome contains:
- a CDS encoding arginase family protein; amino-acid sequence: MLANELIAYLVPSDVTGFYPFAEKKYCFGNQVINLHDHPDSPIRPGDIFIVGIESLDSQSISNDIRQLLWGLSSIPYSKGKVFDAGNISATLTLAQQYQVVESISAIIAESKSHLILLGGPQEFLSKAYAGWKQSQSFIRMAIIDSKIDWDGNNNDFHQDNFVNTLIDEPYEKLLDLSFIGIQGYFTPQHTLQKVLRRKHDYIRLGNLRGNIREAEPTLSDASLVSIDMAAVRASDAPGKAFDNPNGLYAEEICMLSRYAGIGQSSKFIGICGLKTNAPEQTIMLAAQVLWHYIEGVSHRRVENPIKNLPHNKKYVVSTEVQNVEMIFFRSELSGNWWFELPVNSKKKLLRGKLLVRCNASDYSQASNGEIPQRWLRWYKKAQKI